Proteins co-encoded in one Haladaptatus sp. ZSTT2 genomic window:
- a CDS encoding DUF5803 family protein — MRRRLLALALLALLTMSAGCTAIFGPGEVDQQRLNESATYDWDNAHANATIDIRSGEYQAVYIVDQSTIELYDRDGFGTERPLEISALKFQFENGTVVNASALDVSQTRNRLIVELPAEHGKVAYTAPARGKSFGTPTFVTGSYEVILPPGMRVDYVPLAQVQPGGYETRLEDNRVHITWADVQSRAVILRWYLDRDLTIFATVAAGLAIAGVVGAFYYLKQIRVLRERREELGLSVDMDDDRRGPPPGMR; from the coding sequence ATGAGACGACGGCTGCTCGCCCTTGCCCTACTCGCCCTGCTCACGATGTCAGCAGGCTGTACCGCGATTTTCGGGCCCGGTGAGGTCGACCAGCAACGTCTCAACGAGAGTGCAACGTACGACTGGGACAACGCGCACGCAAACGCCACCATCGACATCCGCAGTGGCGAGTATCAGGCAGTGTACATCGTCGACCAATCGACAATCGAACTTTACGACCGCGACGGCTTTGGCACGGAGCGGCCGCTCGAAATCTCGGCGCTCAAGTTCCAGTTCGAAAACGGAACGGTCGTAAACGCCTCCGCCCTCGATGTGTCTCAGACGCGAAACCGTCTCATCGTCGAACTCCCAGCAGAGCACGGGAAAGTCGCCTACACCGCCCCTGCACGGGGCAAGAGCTTTGGCACGCCAACGTTCGTCACCGGCTCATACGAGGTCATCCTCCCGCCGGGGATGCGCGTCGATTACGTCCCGCTCGCGCAGGTGCAACCCGGCGGGTACGAGACGCGCCTTGAGGATAACCGCGTCCACATCACGTGGGCTGACGTCCAAAGTCGCGCCGTCATCCTTCGGTGGTATCTCGACCGCGACTTGACCATCTTCGCAACCGTGGCCGCTGGCCTCGCCATCGCCGGAGTCGTCGGCGCGTTCTACTACCTCAAGCAGATTCGTGTGCTCCGCGAACGCCGCGAGGAACTCGGCTTGAGCGTCGATATGGATGACGACCGCCGCGGGCCGCCGCCGGGAATGCGCTAG
- a CDS encoding DUF2110 family protein yields the protein MVVLATKLYVKGDARERSLDGLRSLINNDIGDLDVSFTIGILDNDFPSVTLDGPDATIARNTLRETWGEITNSFKDGETYVGTFEHWDDDGFILDAGREIRIPAEELGLGAGTPEQIRKRYGLVQHTPLKFVYGEPCTLADEQRDELYEWTRGLGRVNVNNATRGEVRATVNRAGHAQDIVTVERLGLLEQSIVCKESTDPPGLLASIGEYVPAELLCVIP from the coding sequence ATGGTAGTACTCGCAACAAAACTGTACGTAAAAGGAGACGCCCGCGAGCGCTCGCTCGACGGGCTTCGGTCACTTATCAACAACGACATCGGCGACCTCGATGTCAGCTTCACCATCGGGATTCTCGACAACGACTTCCCGTCGGTGACGCTCGATGGGCCAGACGCCACCATCGCGCGCAACACGCTCCGCGAAACCTGGGGTGAAATAACGAACTCGTTCAAAGACGGCGAAACCTACGTCGGCACCTTCGAACACTGGGACGACGACGGCTTCATCTTGGACGCCGGACGCGAGATTCGCATCCCCGCAGAAGAACTCGGCCTCGGTGCGGGGACGCCCGAACAGATTCGCAAACGCTACGGCCTCGTCCAGCACACGCCGTTAAAGTTCGTGTACGGAGAACCGTGCACGCTGGCCGACGAACAGCGCGACGAACTCTACGAGTGGACGCGTGGCCTCGGCCGCGTAAACGTCAACAACGCCACCCGCGGCGAGGTGCGCGCGACGGTCAACCGCGCGGGCCACGCCCAGGACATCGTGACGGTCGAACGCCTCGGCTTGCTCGAACAGAGCATCGTCTGTAAAGAAAGCACGGACCCACCCGGACTGCTCGCCAGCATCGGTGAGTACGTGCCTGCTGAACTCCTCTGTGTCATTCCATGA
- the tfe gene encoding transcription factor E produces the protein MAFEELLEDPVIQKYLHELVGPTGMPVAAAPPDGEVTDEELAEDLGLELNDVRRALFILYENDLATYRRLRDEDSGWLTYLWTFEYDAIPENLASEMERLLGALEERREYEQNNEFFLCEVCSIRFEFGEAMDFGFQCPECGSPLDAMDNARLVEAMDDRIDALRDELNVDI, from the coding sequence ATGGCTTTTGAGGAGCTTCTCGAGGACCCTGTCATCCAAAAATATCTCCACGAGTTAGTTGGACCGACGGGAATGCCGGTCGCCGCCGCGCCGCCTGACGGCGAAGTGACCGACGAAGAATTGGCGGAGGATTTGGGACTCGAACTCAACGACGTGCGTCGCGCCCTGTTTATCCTCTACGAAAATGACCTCGCCACGTACCGGCGGCTTCGTGACGAAGACTCCGGCTGGCTCACGTACCTCTGGACGTTCGAATACGACGCCATCCCCGAAAATCTGGCAAGCGAGATGGAACGCCTCCTCGGCGCGTTAGAAGAGCGCCGAGAGTATGAACAAAACAACGAATTTTTCCTCTGTGAAGTCTGCTCGATTCGCTTCGAATTCGGTGAAGCAATGGACTTTGGCTTCCAGTGTCCCGAGTGCGGTTCCCCGCTCGATGCGATGGACAACGCACGGCTCGTCGAAGCAATGGACGACCGTATCGACGCGCTCCGGGACGAACTCAACGTAGACATCTGA
- a CDS encoding tRNA (cytidine(56)-2'-O)-methyltransferase, which translates to MQGEPEVVILRLGHRPGRDERMTTHVGLTGRALGADRVILVDTESSKDTIEDITDRFGGPYKVDVVSSHRPVIRDWEGKIVHLTMYGERVQDVEADIRAAHHEDPLLIVVGAEKVPFEVYDAADWNVGVTNQPHSEVAGLAVFLDRLFEGRELDREWVGAKKRVIPQKTGKRVEPVEE; encoded by the coding sequence ATGCAGGGAGAACCCGAAGTCGTCATCCTCCGCCTTGGCCACCGCCCGGGCCGAGACGAGCGCATGACGACTCACGTCGGCCTCACGGGCCGGGCACTCGGCGCAGACCGCGTCATCCTCGTCGATACGGAGAGTTCGAAAGACACCATCGAAGATATCACCGACCGCTTTGGCGGCCCCTACAAGGTCGATGTCGTCTCCTCACACCGCCCGGTCATTCGAGACTGGGAAGGGAAGATCGTCCACCTCACGATGTACGGCGAGCGCGTCCAAGACGTGGAAGCCGACATTCGCGCCGCCCACCACGAAGACCCACTGCTCATCGTCGTCGGTGCAGAGAAGGTGCCCTTCGAGGTGTACGACGCCGCAGACTGGAACGTCGGCGTCACCAATCAGCCACACTCGGAGGTCGCCGGGCTGGCCGTGTTCTTAGACCGGTTGTTCGAAGGGCGGGAGCTCGACCGCGAGTGGGTCGGGGCGAAAAAGCGCGTCATCCCACAGAAAACGGGCAAGCGCGTAGAGCCCGTAGAGGAGTAA
- a CDS encoding alpha/beta fold hydrolase: MRLPYEWATANLSVNGTDIQCYRTGDGPPLVMAHGFFENGPCMERLANDLADEYEVILYDARGHGLSAAPDTGYAIEDRVTDLVGVIDALSLENPILFGHSMGGSTAAWTAATHPDLPRALIIEDPANLRGQHARPADERVNLVRDQLAAWEDRSVEDIASEYEQYGPKLARHLAIANSECRPNIINLAREGYPETADAFPAITCPTLIIKSDGDPASRAADLTAAEALASGRLVHIPNAGHAVFRDQYETAYTELRTFLHRVETRTTESETP, translated from the coding sequence ATGCGCCTTCCCTACGAGTGGGCTACTGCGAATCTTTCGGTGAACGGGACCGACATCCAGTGTTACCGAACCGGCGACGGCCCCCCGCTCGTCATGGCACACGGCTTTTTCGAAAACGGCCCGTGCATGGAACGGTTGGCAAACGACCTTGCTGACGAGTACGAGGTCATCCTCTACGACGCGCGCGGCCACGGCCTGTCTGCTGCGCCCGACACAGGCTACGCCATTGAAGACCGGGTCACGGACCTCGTGGGAGTGATAGACGCCCTCTCGCTCGAAAATCCGATTCTGTTCGGCCACTCGATGGGCGGGTCGACGGCGGCGTGGACGGCCGCGACACACCCCGACCTGCCGCGCGCGCTCATCATCGAAGACCCGGCGAACCTGCGCGGTCAGCACGCACGACCCGCAGACGAGCGCGTGAATCTCGTTCGTGACCAACTGGCCGCGTGGGAAGACCGGTCGGTCGAAGACATTGCAAGCGAGTACGAACAGTACGGCCCGAAGTTGGCGCGCCACCTCGCCATCGCCAATTCGGAGTGTCGTCCGAACATTATCAACCTCGCGCGTGAGGGCTACCCGGAGACCGCAGACGCCTTCCCGGCGATAACGTGCCCGACGCTCATCATCAAATCTGACGGCGACCCGGCCTCGCGGGCGGCCGACCTCACCGCCGCAGAGGCGTTGGCGTCTGGCCGTCTCGTCCACATTCCCAACGCGGGCCATGCGGTGTTTCGCGACCAGTACGAGACCGCCTACACCGAACTCAGAACGTTTCTCCACCGCGTCGAGACGCGAACGACCGAATCCGAAACCCCCTAA
- a CDS encoding Na+/H+ antiporter NhaC family protein: MPTETYGLISLLPALLAIVLTLVSRQALLSLFAGIWLGATILVGWNPIAGGAKSLELVVTNVTSAFNAKLLLFTFLVGALLGMVFLSGGMRAVADGIVKRIKTRRQAKAGTAFLGTLIFFDSYASTMISGSVMRPVTDQFNISREKLAYLLDSTTSPMASLAVVSTWLGFEVGLIQQQFDALGIQRNAFLVFVQSIPFRFYSVFALILVYIVVFTDWNFGPMKKAEERAQNEGKLMRDDASPLMETQASDIETPDHVTPRWWYFAAPILALVAVTLVGLWWTGGGPAKTNAALAGTSGLAAVSAFFGSYADALKEAGTADAILWASFAGCATMLTILVGHARIGLDKVSDAIFEGFKMVMFPVAILSLAWTIGNVSQLLGVGPYVVRVAEGIITAPLLPAVIFLTAALISFAIGTSWGTMGILFPVAVPLAVELDATLTLAIAAILTGSLFGDHCSPISDTTVMSSMFAASDHVDHVATQMPYAILAAVVGTLGFLVSGYTALSPWVTLAVGTTLMALSAYLLSEYVGKTDRVGVGAMFD; the protein is encoded by the coding sequence ATGCCAACAGAGACGTATGGGTTGATTAGTTTGCTGCCTGCGTTGCTGGCAATCGTGCTGACCCTCGTCTCGCGACAGGCGTTGCTCTCCCTGTTCGCGGGAATCTGGCTCGGCGCGACCATCCTCGTCGGGTGGAATCCAATCGCAGGGGGCGCGAAATCGCTCGAACTCGTCGTGACGAACGTCACCTCCGCGTTCAACGCAAAGCTCCTGTTGTTCACCTTCCTCGTCGGTGCATTGCTGGGAATGGTGTTCCTCTCTGGAGGGATGCGCGCGGTGGCAGATGGAATCGTAAAGCGAATCAAAACGCGTAGACAGGCGAAAGCCGGAACCGCGTTCCTCGGGACGCTCATCTTCTTCGACTCCTACGCGAGTACGATGATTTCTGGGTCGGTCATGCGTCCGGTCACCGACCAGTTCAACATCTCACGTGAGAAACTCGCCTACCTCCTCGATTCGACCACCTCACCGATGGCCTCCCTCGCCGTCGTCTCGACGTGGCTCGGCTTCGAAGTCGGCCTCATCCAACAACAGTTCGACGCACTCGGGATTCAACGAAACGCCTTCCTCGTGTTCGTCCAGTCCATCCCCTTCCGTTTCTACAGCGTGTTCGCGCTCATCCTCGTCTATATCGTCGTCTTCACCGACTGGAACTTCGGTCCGATGAAGAAGGCAGAAGAGCGCGCACAGAACGAAGGCAAACTCATGCGCGACGACGCCTCACCGCTCATGGAGACGCAAGCGAGCGACATCGAAACGCCGGATCACGTGACTCCGCGCTGGTGGTACTTCGCCGCACCAATCCTCGCACTGGTTGCCGTCACCCTCGTCGGCCTCTGGTGGACCGGTGGTGGCCCAGCAAAAACGAACGCCGCACTCGCCGGCACGAGCGGTCTCGCCGCAGTGTCTGCGTTCTTCGGCTCCTACGCCGACGCACTGAAGGAAGCCGGAACCGCGGACGCCATCCTCTGGGCGTCGTTCGCCGGGTGTGCGACGATGCTCACCATCCTCGTCGGGCACGCCCGCATCGGCCTCGACAAGGTCAGCGATGCCATCTTCGAGGGCTTCAAGATGGTCATGTTCCCCGTGGCGATTCTCTCGCTCGCGTGGACGATTGGCAACGTGAGCCAGTTGCTCGGCGTCGGCCCGTACGTCGTGCGCGTCGCAGAGGGAATCATCACCGCACCGCTGCTCCCTGCGGTCATCTTCCTCACCGCAGCGCTCATCAGCTTCGCCATCGGAACCTCCTGGGGGACGATGGGGATTCTGTTCCCCGTCGCCGTCCCGCTCGCCGTCGAACTCGATGCAACCCTCACGCTGGCCATCGCGGCCATCCTCACCGGGTCGCTGTTCGGTGACCACTGTTCGCCAATCAGCGACACGACGGTGATGAGTTCGATGTTCGCCGCGAGCGACCACGTAGACCACGTCGCAACCCAGATGCCGTACGCGATTCTCGCCGCCGTGGTGGGGACGCTAGGCTTCCTCGTAAGCGGCTACACCGCACTGTCACCGTGGGTCACACTCGCTGTGGGGACGACTCTCATGGCTCTGAGCGCCTACCTCCTCTCAGAGTACGTCGGCAAAACCGACCGCGTCGGCGTCGGCGCGATGTTCGACTGA
- a CDS encoding NAD-dependent epimerase/dehydratase family protein encodes MKLSGKRILVTGGAGLIGSRMVAQLLPENEVVVADNLSNGIRDSVPDEAEFVNVDLADEAAVAEVITDDLDAVFHFAAAEKYVNSDEPRKQFEVNGEITYNILERMQEVGVSNLVFTSSSTVYGEAPRPTPEDYAPLEPISIYGAAKLSEESLLSVFAHSYDFTVWNFRFANIVGPRFGHGVVPDFVEKLQANPEKLVILGNGRQEKSYMHVSECVEAIAHVVENADAPMNSYNLGTRTTTSVTTIADIVSDEMGLDPEYEYTGGDRGWTGDVPKMRLSIEKLSALGYEPTLSSHESVRKAVSELLDSPDQ; translated from the coding sequence ATGAAGCTCTCAGGCAAGCGGATTCTCGTGACCGGTGGCGCAGGGCTCATCGGCTCTCGCATGGTCGCCCAACTGCTCCCCGAAAACGAGGTCGTCGTCGCCGACAACCTCTCGAACGGGATTCGAGACAGCGTCCCCGACGAGGCGGAGTTCGTGAACGTAGACCTCGCGGACGAAGCCGCAGTCGCCGAGGTCATCACCGACGACCTGGATGCCGTGTTCCACTTCGCCGCCGCAGAGAAGTACGTGAACTCGGACGAACCGCGAAAACAGTTCGAGGTGAACGGCGAAATCACCTATAACATCTTAGAACGGATGCAGGAAGTCGGCGTCTCGAATCTGGTGTTCACCTCGTCTTCGACGGTGTACGGCGAGGCTCCCCGGCCAACGCCCGAAGACTACGCCCCACTCGAACCCATCAGCATTTACGGCGCGGCGAAACTGTCTGAAGAAAGCCTGCTCTCGGTGTTCGCCCACTCGTATGACTTCACGGTGTGGAACTTCCGCTTTGCAAACATCGTCGGCCCACGCTTCGGGCACGGCGTCGTCCCCGACTTCGTCGAGAAGTTGCAAGCGAATCCAGAGAAACTCGTCATCCTCGGCAACGGTCGCCAAGAGAAGTCCTATATGCACGTCTCCGAGTGCGTCGAAGCCATCGCACACGTGGTTGAAAACGCGGACGCGCCGATGAACTCCTACAATCTCGGGACGCGCACGACCACCTCGGTCACGACCATCGCAGACATCGTTTCCGATGAGATGGGACTCGACCCCGAGTACGAGTACACCGGCGGCGACCGCGGCTGGACCGGCGACGTGCCGAAGATGCGCCTCTCCATCGAGAAACTCTCCGCACTCGGCTACGAGCCAACCCTGTCATCTCACGAATCCGTGCGGAAAGCCGTGAGCGAACTGCTCGACTCGCCCGACCAGTAA
- a CDS encoding BsuPI-related putative proteinase inhibitor — MALETSLEAIPDGEGVRFVLELTNTGDQPATLTFRDAGKADFVVVDGDTECWRWSDGKLFAQMLTTEELAPGESLQLEAVWEHPTPGDYDVVCELKTMDGGEARTTLTV; from the coding sequence ATGGCCCTCGAAACGAGCCTCGAAGCAATCCCTGACGGCGAAGGTGTGCGCTTCGTCCTCGAACTCACGAACACCGGCGACCAACCCGCCACGCTCACCTTCCGCGACGCAGGCAAAGCAGATTTCGTGGTGGTGGACGGCGACACGGAGTGCTGGCGTTGGTCTGACGGAAAACTGTTCGCTCAGATGCTCACGACCGAGGAACTCGCGCCGGGTGAGAGTCTGCAACTCGAAGCTGTATGGGAGCATCCGACGCCCGGCGACTACGACGTAGTCTGCGAACTCAAAACGATGGACGGCGGGGAAGCACGGACGACATTGACAGTGTGA
- a CDS encoding DUF2797 domain-containing protein, whose translation MQIVGYRTGPGRDPALVIAEEGTLRTEPLAPGTELAYSLGERHCAGVTVDGTHHACDTAKAPYCRLHTDMWPCAICTGNCSMPIDACHEEHAVYLAAFAPDVFKVGVTRSWRLDTRLREQGADRAAHILTVSDGRIARRKEAEIAKRLVDRVRVPTKISGLHRGVDEHAWDALLTEFDVIEQFDFDYGFSLDSSPIAETLATGTVVGTQGRVLVVRHAGSTYAVDLRGLVGYELADGATTKDVQSSLTAF comes from the coding sequence GTGCAAATCGTTGGGTATCGAACCGGCCCGGGACGCGATCCTGCCCTAGTGATAGCCGAGGAGGGGACCCTCCGCACGGAGCCGTTGGCTCCCGGCACAGAGCTCGCTTACTCCCTCGGTGAGCGCCACTGTGCGGGCGTCACCGTAGACGGCACCCACCACGCCTGCGATACCGCAAAAGCACCCTACTGTCGGCTCCACACCGACATGTGGCCGTGTGCTATCTGCACCGGGAACTGCTCGATGCCGATCGACGCCTGCCACGAAGAACACGCCGTCTATCTCGCCGCGTTTGCGCCCGACGTGTTCAAAGTCGGCGTGACGCGCAGTTGGCGACTCGACACCCGGTTGCGCGAACAGGGCGCAGACCGCGCGGCCCACATTCTCACCGTTTCAGACGGGCGCATCGCGCGACGCAAAGAGGCCGAGATTGCGAAGCGACTGGTCGACCGCGTGCGCGTCCCGACGAAGATTTCGGGCCTTCACCGCGGGGTTGACGAGCACGCGTGGGACGCCCTTCTCACGGAGTTCGACGTGATAGAACAGTTCGACTTCGACTATGGCTTTTCCCTAGACTCCTCACCCATCGCAGAGACGCTCGCCACTGGAACGGTTGTTGGCACGCAGGGGCGCGTCCTCGTGGTTCGCCACGCCGGGTCGACGTACGCGGTCGACCTGCGGGGACTGGTCGGCTACGAACTGGCGGATGGGGCGACGACCAAAGATGTCCAGTCGAGTCTGACGGCGTTCTGA
- a CDS encoding acyl-CoA dehydrogenase has product MDFSLSAEQQQIKDMVSEFTDEEIKPIAADIDHDDEFPADLVSEMGKLGLMGMPFPEKYGGAGLDYHSYAIGLSEIARGSGGVGTIVAAHISLAGNMLYEFGNEAQKQEYLTPLAEGKDMGAFALSEAQAGSDVPAMGTTAEKDGDEYVINGSKLWISNGSVADTVTLFAKTDPDAGNKGISSFIVRPEEDDGFYVENTEDKLGDKGCPTAELRFDDLRIPEDRLLGNEGEGFVQALKTLNGGRITIAARSIGIAQAALDEALDYAQEREQFGGPISQFQAIQHKLADMDTKISAARMLMHLAADKKIRGENFIKEAAQAKLYASEISREVANEGIQIHGGYGYTKDFPAERFYRDAKLNEIYEGTSEVLRNTIAAQLLN; this is encoded by the coding sequence ATGGACTTCAGCCTCTCCGCTGAGCAACAGCAAATAAAGGACATGGTCTCCGAATTCACAGACGAGGAGATCAAGCCGATTGCGGCGGACATCGACCACGACGACGAGTTCCCCGCAGATCTCGTCTCAGAAATGGGGAAACTCGGTCTGATGGGAATGCCGTTCCCCGAAAAATACGGCGGTGCAGGCCTCGACTACCACTCCTACGCGATTGGGCTGTCTGAAATCGCCCGCGGAAGCGGTGGGGTTGGCACCATCGTCGCCGCCCACATCTCCCTCGCCGGAAACATGCTCTACGAGTTCGGCAACGAAGCACAGAAACAGGAGTACCTGACGCCGCTCGCAGAGGGGAAAGACATGGGCGCGTTTGCCCTGTCTGAGGCACAGGCGGGCAGCGACGTGCCCGCGATGGGGACCACCGCCGAGAAAGACGGCGACGAGTATGTCATCAACGGCAGCAAACTCTGGATTTCGAACGGCTCGGTGGCGGACACCGTGACGCTGTTCGCAAAGACCGACCCGGACGCCGGAAACAAAGGCATCTCCTCATTTATCGTTCGTCCCGAGGAGGACGATGGCTTCTACGTCGAAAACACCGAAGATAAACTTGGCGACAAGGGCTGTCCGACCGCGGAACTCCGCTTTGACGACCTGCGCATCCCCGAAGACCGACTGCTTGGAAACGAAGGCGAAGGCTTCGTCCAGGCGCTCAAAACGCTTAACGGTGGGCGCATCACGATTGCCGCCCGCTCGATTGGCATCGCACAGGCCGCACTCGACGAAGCACTCGACTACGCCCAAGAACGCGAGCAGTTCGGCGGCCCAATCTCGCAGTTCCAGGCGATTCAGCACAAACTCGCGGATATGGACACCAAAATTTCTGCCGCGCGGATGCTCATGCACCTCGCCGCAGACAAGAAGATTCGCGGCGAGAACTTCATCAAAGAGGCCGCGCAGGCGAAACTCTACGCCAGCGAAATCTCCCGCGAAGTCGCAAACGAAGGCATTCAAATCCACGGCGGCTACGGCTACACCAAAGACTTCCCCGCAGAGCGCTTTTACCGCGACGCAAAGCTGAACGAAATCTACGAGGGCACCTCAGAGGTGCTTCGCAACACCATCGCCGCCCAGTTGCTCAACTGA
- a CDS encoding DUF7111 family protein: MTETELTENEITATYFETDHERVLTFEKGGVTAAIAQNREGYAMLKVRPTADGDEIERYYGFDMALDHAAELLSVSPHDLPIPEAAADMGM, encoded by the coding sequence ATGACCGAGACGGAGCTCACCGAAAACGAGATTACAGCCACGTATTTCGAAACCGACCACGAGCGCGTGCTGACCTTCGAGAAAGGCGGCGTCACGGCCGCGATTGCCCAGAACCGAGAAGGCTACGCCATGCTCAAGGTGCGCCCGACGGCGGACGGCGACGAGATCGAACGCTACTACGGCTTCGACATGGCGTTAGACCACGCTGCAGAACTCCTTTCGGTGTCGCCCCACGACCTGCCGATTCCAGAGGCAGCGGCCGACATGGGGATGTAG
- a CDS encoding thiolase domain-containing protein, with protein sequence MTTVRVAGVGLTPFGEQPERTARDLFAEAGLAAIDDSGVDSGDIEALFYGNFMGEMAEHQGHQGPLMAEAVGLDVPATRYEAACASSGVAMRQAVRTLRNGEADVLLVGGAERMNNLGTAGATEALAIAADDLYEVRAGMTFPGAYALMARAYFDEFGGTREDLAHIAVKNHENALPNEYAQFRRAITIEQALEAPLIASPLGLFDACPITDGASAVVLVSEDYAKKHGIEATVAVTGTGQGGDKMALQDRGDLATSPAADKAAKQAYEDAGISAKDVDVAEVHDCFTIAEVLATESLGFFERGEGITAAREGTTTRTGSLPVNLSGGLKAKGHPVGATGTAQIAEMTKLLRGDHARSDAIPGADVGVCHNAGGTVGSAVVHVLEVVE encoded by the coding sequence ATGACAACCGTTCGTGTTGCAGGAGTGGGCCTGACGCCGTTTGGCGAACAGCCAGAGCGGACTGCCCGCGACCTGTTTGCTGAAGCCGGTCTCGCTGCAATCGACGACTCTGGTGTCGATTCCGGAGACATCGAAGCACTGTTTTATGGGAATTTCATGGGCGAGATGGCGGAGCATCAGGGTCACCAAGGCCCGCTGATGGCGGAAGCCGTTGGCCTCGATGTGCCCGCAACCCGCTACGAAGCCGCTTGTGCCTCCTCGGGCGTCGCCATGCGGCAAGCCGTCAGAACGCTCAGAAACGGCGAGGCCGACGTGCTCCTCGTCGGCGGCGCAGAGCGTATGAACAACCTCGGGACGGCGGGCGCGACCGAAGCTCTCGCCATCGCCGCAGACGACCTGTACGAAGTCCGCGCGGGAATGACGTTCCCCGGCGCGTACGCGCTCATGGCGCGGGCCTACTTCGACGAGTTCGGCGGCACGCGCGAAGACCTCGCGCACATCGCAGTCAAAAATCACGAAAACGCCCTCCCGAACGAGTACGCCCAGTTCAGAAGGGCGATTACAATCGAACAGGCCCTTGAGGCACCCCTGATTGCCTCCCCGCTCGGGCTGTTCGACGCCTGTCCGATCACCGACGGCGCGAGTGCCGTGGTACTCGTGAGTGAGGACTACGCGAAGAAACACGGCATCGAGGCGACCGTCGCCGTCACCGGCACTGGGCAAGGCGGCGATAAAATGGCGCTCCAAGACCGTGGCGACCTCGCCACCTCACCGGCCGCGGACAAAGCCGCAAAGCAGGCCTACGAGGATGCAGGTATTTCTGCAAAAGACGTAGACGTGGCCGAGGTACACGACTGTTTCACCATCGCAGAGGTGCTCGCCACCGAGTCGCTTGGCTTCTTCGAGCGCGGTGAGGGCATCACCGCCGCCCGCGAAGGGACGACGACGCGAACCGGTTCGCTCCCGGTCAACCTCTCGGGTGGATTGAAGGCGAAAGGCCACCCGGTCGGCGCAACCGGCACGGCGCAAATCGCGGAGATGACGAAACTCCTGCGCGGCGACCACGCTCGCAGTGATGCGATTCCGGGCGCGGACGTTGGCGTCTGTCACAACGCGGGTGGCACCGTTGGCAGTGCCGTTGTCCACGTCTTGGAGGTGGTCGAATGA
- a CDS encoding Zn-ribbon domain-containing OB-fold protein has product MTENVRDDGFDDLLDAIEAGAGFYLRCANGHGSLPPRRACPHCGDQALTQEPLPESGEIETYSVITVATPEFEEDTPYVTAIVDFGPVRLTGQVRGIDPDDVSTGLVVGPNIEQTATMGERLITFRPR; this is encoded by the coding sequence ATGACCGAAAACGTGCGCGACGACGGCTTCGACGACCTGCTCGACGCCATCGAAGCGGGCGCGGGATTCTACCTGCGCTGTGCGAACGGCCACGGGTCGCTCCCGCCGCGCCGAGCGTGCCCGCACTGTGGTGACCAAGCGCTCACGCAAGAACCACTCCCCGAATCGGGTGAAATCGAGACGTACTCCGTCATCACCGTTGCGACACCGGAGTTCGAAGAAGATACGCCGTACGTCACAGCAATCGTCGATTTCGGCCCGGTTCGGCTCACCGGACAGGTTCGGGGAATCGACCCCGACGACGTTTCGACCGGCCTCGTCGTCGGCCCGAACATCGAGCAAACGGCGACGATGGGCGAACGACTCATCACGTTCCGCCCGCGTTAG